One region of Sulfuriroseicoccus oceanibius genomic DNA includes:
- a CDS encoding Stf0 family sulfotransferase codes for MALYTDQFSSNHDTPGNAPPTKTLVIASTGRSGSHMLGHALHRTGAFGYPLEYANPTNFTEWERRFDTSGVEDTLHEIQNRRTAPNGVFGIKLHYSHVRHHGGIRRIERLLPNAHYVILTRKDLVRQAVSLAVARQTGVWISGMEARNSNPTYDFDQINHCLRELVLDNASWRYTLEAAALPYIEVSFDEVKNDLVDVVGRIAKFAGIDVDASSLTNEHATKKQGNELNDSWVNRFLDEYEEDQLITRSGNGDVMRALETELEAKQGKLAAVKQQLAEAKRLNAELKPARKQLDKIERSVEKALRHPIRRWFLPKSLRQTGPANPTK; via the coding sequence ATGGCTCTCTACACCGATCAGTTCTCGTCCAACCACGATACGCCAGGCAACGCGCCGCCAACCAAAACCTTGGTCATCGCATCGACCGGACGAAGCGGCAGCCACATGCTAGGCCATGCATTGCACCGCACCGGTGCCTTCGGCTACCCACTTGAGTATGCCAACCCGACCAACTTCACCGAGTGGGAGCGCAGGTTTGATACTTCCGGTGTGGAGGACACCCTGCACGAGATCCAGAATCGTCGCACGGCACCGAATGGGGTCTTCGGGATCAAACTTCACTATTCCCACGTGCGGCATCACGGTGGTATCCGCAGGATCGAGCGGCTTCTCCCCAACGCTCACTACGTGATCCTCACCCGTAAAGACCTCGTACGTCAGGCGGTCTCCCTCGCGGTGGCCCGTCAGACCGGCGTCTGGATCTCGGGAATGGAAGCCAGGAACTCCAACCCGACCTACGACTTCGACCAGATCAACCACTGCTTGCGTGAGCTGGTTTTGGACAATGCCTCGTGGCGCTACACGTTGGAAGCTGCCGCCCTGCCCTACATCGAAGTGAGCTTCGACGAAGTGAAAAATGACCTCGTCGATGTGGTCGGCCGTATCGCCAAGTTCGCCGGCATTGATGTTGATGCCTCGTCCCTCACCAATGAACACGCCACCAAAAAACAGGGCAACGAGTTGAACGACAGCTGGGTCAACCGTTTCCTCGATGAGTACGAGGAAGACCAACTGATCACCCGCAGTGGCAACGGAGATGTCATGCGTGCCTTGGAAACGGAACTCGAAGCCAAGCAAGGCAAACTCGCGGCAGTGAAGCAACAACTCGCGGAAGCCAAACGACTCAACGCCGAGCTCAAGCCCGCGCGCAAACAGCTGGACAAGATCGAACGCAGCGTGGAAAAAGCACTCCGCCATCCGATCCGCCGTTGGTTCCTGCCCAAATCCCTGCGCCAAACCGGCCCGGCAAATCCAACCAAATAG
- a CDS encoding glycosyltransferase family 2 protein, with protein sequence MVREGATPTDTTYDIAVIIPVYNVERYLENCLDSILSQTIADRIQLIVINDGSTDGSGAIADEFARRHSNIIYKEKENEGQGVARNLGMSLTSAPYVIFLDSDDRMPPDACEALLREIINTKADLVLGRPMWKRDDGSEDPFGYLDHWYAGENCGRNVRRKPELALTHPIPVAKIYSLAFLKANQLLFPPITGEDAAFAMAVVDRARDIRIIDHIVYWRTERDDPANLSVMQTFTLKTAKDRIRLIQLFLECYDKSSLPADVLKLIYSKVRLILSMIDKIADKDDQKTAFQLLGDCLAKWAKPNEREMLVDPLLRESGHPGGLHGLAIAPNSNEPENADLTSLNQVSVIVLCNPKSHTTDDLAHTLHQIADQSRRPVDVTIVGADSSLATRPLPKGLPTKMVTTASPEELPTLINQTAQGAMGDWIRIVHCGDPLPELQFEEMVSAAHKNGCSAVYAMPPEYKKQKQAPLGNLSREIFLQSPCGISCAKTLMVTRDAFLAMGGIDNTFVEFGIEKFLIDFFHKYRACGILDPSLPAPTPPAAKIALSAIEDELAMLTNTWRTPLMDYPERFRAAVDLTWLCRATHIALTQGDSHYLTRVIQLLEQETPSLLVPYIGWLKSTHPEVYNSLPSAWVPIIPERKKSKKLSKPSTQDEPKAATESTPRERPNWLSRLFGK encoded by the coding sequence ATGGTCCGCGAAGGCGCCACTCCAACAGACACCACGTACGACATCGCCGTGATTATTCCGGTGTACAACGTGGAGCGCTATCTGGAAAATTGTTTGGACTCTATCCTTTCCCAAACGATTGCCGATCGCATTCAGCTCATTGTCATTAACGACGGATCAACCGACGGCAGCGGCGCGATTGCAGATGAGTTCGCAAGACGCCACTCCAATATCATCTACAAGGAAAAGGAAAACGAAGGACAAGGGGTCGCCAGAAACCTCGGCATGTCATTGACCTCTGCACCTTATGTCATCTTCCTCGATTCCGACGATCGCATGCCGCCAGACGCATGCGAAGCATTGCTGCGCGAGATAATCAACACCAAGGCCGACCTGGTGCTCGGCCGGCCAATGTGGAAACGCGACGACGGCAGCGAGGATCCTTTCGGTTATTTGGACCATTGGTACGCCGGGGAGAACTGCGGACGCAATGTGCGGCGAAAGCCCGAACTCGCACTGACCCACCCCATCCCCGTCGCCAAGATCTACTCATTGGCCTTTTTAAAAGCGAACCAGTTGCTGTTCCCTCCGATTACCGGTGAGGACGCAGCGTTTGCCATGGCGGTCGTCGATCGCGCCAGAGACATCCGCATCATCGACCATATCGTATATTGGCGCACCGAAAGGGACGACCCCGCCAACCTCAGCGTGATGCAAACTTTCACGCTAAAGACCGCAAAGGATCGGATTCGGCTGATCCAGTTGTTTCTAGAATGCTACGATAAGTCGTCACTTCCCGCGGATGTTCTCAAACTGATCTATTCCAAAGTGCGATTGATCCTGTCCATGATCGACAAGATCGCCGACAAGGATGATCAAAAGACCGCCTTCCAGTTACTAGGAGACTGCCTGGCAAAGTGGGCGAAACCAAACGAACGGGAAATGCTAGTGGACCCGCTGCTGAGAGAGAGCGGTCATCCGGGGGGGCTACACGGATTAGCAATAGCCCCGAACAGCAACGAACCAGAGAACGCTGATCTCACCTCATTGAATCAGGTCAGCGTGATCGTATTGTGTAACCCGAAGTCACACACCACAGACGATCTCGCGCACACTCTGCACCAGATCGCAGATCAATCACGACGCCCGGTCGATGTGACGATCGTTGGCGCAGATTCCTCGCTCGCCACGAGGCCACTACCAAAGGGTTTGCCAACCAAGATGGTGACCACAGCCAGCCCGGAAGAGCTACCAACACTCATCAATCAAACCGCTCAGGGCGCCATGGGCGACTGGATCCGCATCGTGCATTGTGGGGATCCGCTGCCAGAACTCCAATTCGAGGAGATGGTATCAGCCGCTCACAAAAACGGATGCAGCGCCGTCTACGCGATGCCCCCGGAATACAAGAAGCAAAAACAGGCTCCGCTCGGAAACTTGTCCCGGGAGATCTTTCTCCAAAGCCCATGCGGAATCTCGTGTGCCAAGACATTAATGGTAACACGCGATGCCTTTCTTGCGATGGGTGGGATCGACAACACATTCGTAGAATTCGGAATCGAAAAGTTTCTAATCGACTTCTTCCACAAATATAGAGCATGCGGCATTCTCGACCCATCGCTGCCCGCACCAACTCCCCCCGCAGCGAAAATTGCTTTGTCTGCGATCGAAGATGAATTGGCAATGCTGACCAACACGTGGCGGACGCCGTTGATGGACTATCCGGAGCGCTTCAGAGCCGCCGTGGACCTGACCTGGCTTTGCCGCGCCACTCACATAGCTTTGACTCAAGGAGACTCTCACTACCTGACCAGGGTTATTCAGTTGCTAGAGCAGGAGACCCCATCCTTGTTGGTGCCCTACATCGGATGGTTGAAATCCACTCATCCCGAAGTCTACAACAGCCTACCGTCAGCATGGGTCCCCATCATCCCTGAGCGCAAAAAGAGCAAAAAGCTCTCAAAGCCGTCTACTCAAGACGAGCCAAAGGCTGCCACGGAATCGACACCACGCGAACGCCCCAACTGGCTCTCCCGACTGTTCGGAAAATAA
- a CDS encoding glycosyltransferase: protein MSSSTPPAQRPHGLLFLSGFDEIQEYYMESAVRPFLGWLDHFFDLHTVSPVGDEEVRETVETHAPEIILAVDFNNGIRIRCNPEVLRATATAAGIPIAVVTLADGHEPARTDFIHTLELLQPDIIFAKLTNKREMLGKWGAKTAIVPPFASKGVFKDYGLEKSIPIAILGDGFDDDGHSNRYPWRRAIAPVIRRHFPSFSAPRPKAQSFHKYVGAEYAKLLNRSQFALNCGASFHVITKKALEIPASGCCMIAERIPVIEQMGFVDMENCVMADASNAVEKLTALFADPDRIDRITRAGQELVQQQHSIEARAHIADWLRTWQSLTADERIQMRLHQPSILSAPTYVQAGAEELPHYSANSPFSRCVNRCFHALTPDAFDLPEARKQFDQACVYYKGTPDLLMAHTLLDLLDPKSTGEAAYIEANRFVQQALHKGAARPDPILLSLLLLADAKVSGQQSPSPVAYAFPDLRGTWLDHTRAALNLPAADSSAYQAFSGTPLANWSEDQARRTIDSIVSSFPKPPSSEKPTPRTEKASAAPAPKPSLIARLLRR from the coding sequence ATGTCATCCAGTACCCCTCCCGCCCAGCGTCCCCACGGGCTTCTATTCCTCTCCGGTTTTGATGAAATCCAGGAATACTACATGGAGTCGGCGGTGCGCCCATTCCTCGGATGGCTGGACCACTTTTTCGACCTGCACACTGTCTCACCGGTAGGTGACGAGGAGGTCCGCGAGACAGTGGAGACCCACGCACCCGAAATTATTCTAGCAGTCGATTTCAACAACGGGATCAGAATCCGCTGCAACCCGGAAGTGCTACGCGCCACCGCCACCGCCGCCGGCATCCCGATCGCTGTCGTCACGCTTGCCGATGGCCACGAACCAGCCCGTACCGATTTCATCCACACGCTGGAACTTCTGCAGCCAGACATCATCTTCGCCAAGCTCACCAACAAGCGCGAGATGCTCGGCAAGTGGGGCGCGAAGACCGCTATTGTTCCTCCGTTCGCATCGAAGGGTGTGTTCAAAGACTACGGCTTGGAGAAATCCATCCCAATCGCCATCCTGGGAGATGGTTTCGACGACGACGGCCATTCCAACCGCTACCCATGGCGCCGCGCGATCGCACCGGTGATCCGCCGCCATTTCCCCTCATTTTCCGCCCCGCGCCCGAAAGCCCAAAGCTTCCACAAATACGTCGGAGCCGAGTACGCCAAATTGCTAAACCGCTCGCAGTTCGCTCTGAACTGCGGCGCGTCTTTCCACGTGATCACCAAGAAAGCCTTGGAGATCCCCGCATCCGGGTGCTGCATGATCGCCGAGCGCATCCCCGTGATCGAACAAATGGGCTTCGTCGACATGGAAAACTGCGTCATGGCGGATGCATCCAACGCAGTAGAGAAGCTCACCGCTTTGTTTGCCGATCCAGACCGCATTGACCGCATCACCCGCGCTGGGCAAGAGCTGGTACAACAACAGCACAGCATCGAGGCACGCGCCCACATCGCAGATTGGCTGCGGACATGGCAATCGCTCACTGCCGACGAACGTATCCAGATGCGCCTTCACCAGCCATCGATCCTCTCCGCCCCGACCTACGTCCAGGCAGGTGCGGAGGAGCTGCCGCACTACTCGGCAAACTCACCATTCTCCCGCTGCGTGAACCGCTGTTTCCACGCGCTGACTCCAGACGCCTTCGATTTACCCGAGGCCCGCAAGCAGTTCGATCAGGCATGTGTTTATTACAAGGGCACTCCCGACCTACTCATGGCCCACACATTGCTGGATTTGCTCGATCCGAAGTCCACGGGAGAGGCTGCCTATATCGAGGCCAACCGCTTCGTCCAGCAAGCGCTCCACAAAGGAGCCGCACGCCCGGATCCCATCTTGTTGTCGCTCTTGCTCCTCGCCGACGCGAAGGTCAGCGGCCAACAATCTCCAAGCCCTGTCGCCTATGCCTTTCCAGATCTGCGGGGCACATGGCTTGACCACACACGCGCAGCCCTGAATCTACCAGCTGCAGATTCCTCGGCGTACCAAGCCTTTTCCGGCACCCCTCTTGCCAACTGGAGCGAGGACCAGGCGCGACGCACCATCGACTCTATCGTTTCCTCATTCCCAAAACCGCCATCCAGTGAAAAGCCGACGCCACGCACTGAAAAAGCGTCAGCCGCCCCAGCCCCCAAGCCGAGCTTGATCGCCCGCTTGTTGCGTCGTTGA
- a CDS encoding polysaccharide pyruvyl transferase family protein, giving the protein MSIPLRTFIRVPNWGDRLSGWIVSRMGGTIHEVALGADLSSAANGPQNLMAIGSVLQSADDHSVVWGSGMISPDQLGSTKASFRAVRGKLTAAELEKRGITPPTAFGDPALLMSRFYQPNVPKHYRLGVIPHFVDRDHPVVQQLASLPDVTVLNVASGITDFADQVAACEAIVSTSLHGLIAADVYGVPRCQLVLSDRIIGGDFKYRDYASGAGLENWQALDLSSAEHYPALEDVLERCALMTPQWDAQALIDAFPSDLWPSLSQPSPEQLVRQDLERLERFVAEAYGPTGYVSTLEKKLASSTEKLTSLKTKASEQSAKVQSLKAKLDDTKASAKKLRQLNADLEKVQRHPLRSLFLPKSLKRASR; this is encoded by the coding sequence ATGAGCATTCCCTTACGCACGTTCATCCGAGTTCCAAATTGGGGTGACCGATTGAGTGGCTGGATCGTTTCCCGCATGGGCGGCACGATTCACGAGGTGGCACTTGGCGCCGATCTCTCATCTGCTGCAAATGGGCCACAAAACCTGATGGCTATCGGCAGTGTGTTACAATCGGCGGATGACCACAGTGTGGTTTGGGGCAGCGGAATGATCAGCCCTGATCAACTGGGCAGCACCAAGGCGTCGTTCAGGGCAGTGCGCGGCAAGCTCACTGCTGCAGAGTTGGAAAAACGGGGCATCACACCGCCCACCGCGTTCGGCGATCCTGCCTTGCTGATGTCTCGGTTCTACCAACCCAACGTCCCGAAACACTACCGTCTTGGAGTCATTCCACATTTCGTAGACCGGGATCATCCGGTAGTGCAGCAATTGGCGAGCCTCCCTGATGTCACCGTGTTGAATGTCGCATCGGGGATCACAGACTTCGCCGATCAGGTCGCGGCGTGTGAAGCCATTGTCTCGACCAGTTTGCATGGATTGATTGCGGCTGATGTTTACGGAGTCCCGCGCTGTCAGTTGGTGCTCTCGGATCGCATCATCGGTGGCGACTTCAAATACCGTGACTACGCTTCGGGAGCGGGACTTGAGAATTGGCAAGCCCTTGACCTCTCATCCGCAGAGCACTATCCCGCTCTGGAGGATGTGCTGGAACGATGCGCGTTGATGACTCCGCAATGGGATGCCCAGGCATTGATCGACGCCTTCCCTTCCGACCTCTGGCCATCCCTCAGCCAGCCGTCCCCCGAGCAACTCGTGCGTCAGGACTTGGAGCGTCTTGAGCGCTTCGTGGCAGAAGCTTACGGACCGACCGGCTACGTTTCGACACTCGAAAAGAAGCTCGCCTCGAGCACCGAAAAGCTCACCTCACTCAAAACAAAAGCCTCCGAACAATCAGCAAAGGTTCAGTCGCTCAAGGCGAAATTGGACGACACCAAGGCCAGCGCCAAAAAGCTCCGGCAGTTGAACGCCGATCTCGAAAAGGTGCAGCGTCACCCGCTCCGCTCGCTCTTTCTCCCCAAGTCGTTGAAAAGGGCATCCCGTTAA